In Miscanthus floridulus cultivar M001 chromosome 19, ASM1932011v1, whole genome shotgun sequence, the DNA window CATAGAATTACAATTTAACCATATCAAGAGCTGATGTCAACGCCGCTTGTGAGGCAAAACGCCACAAGATCGAGTGCCAAGCAAAGCCCCAGAAAAAACAACTGATAACCCATAAGCCACGACCTCAACGCTACCAAAGGGTGACCATATGCATTCCACTGATGATCAATCAGCTGGAAAACCCTGCACCCTGAAACAAGATCTTGTAATGAAAAGACTACTAATTTTCATGGCTAGACTACTAACGCTGCCCAAGGTTCTAGCTAGCTCAAAGCTAGAAGTGCAGCAAAAAACAGCCGCGATGGCATGTAAACAAAAGCATGCACTCTGTAGCCTAAACAGAAAGCTAGCACCAAGCAAACTAACGCACCCTCTTGCCTACAAAGGATTGAAGGTCAAAGAAGTGCAAGCTTGCCAATTGCCATCATGCTAAAAACTCATCGTCGACCCGACCAATGCAGCCGATCGAATCAGTTTTTGTTGCTCAACGACGACGCCCGGTCGTTGAAGTCGTCGGTGATGAAGGGCATGCAGCTGGAGCTGCGTGCGATCCCAGTGCCGCCACCGCTGCCGGCCTGCTTGGTGGCGACTTCCCTGACCTCCCTTGGATTGATGCTGGACCTAGACCTGGGGCCGAGCTTGGCCCGGCGCCTGAGTATCTCCCGCATGGCCTCCGCCTGGAACAGCACCGGGTGCGTCCGGCCGAAGCTGTTGAAGCGTTTGCACACGCCCATGTGCGCCTTGAGCGCCTCCTCCAGCGTCAGCGTCGTCCCGCcgtcgcccttcttcttctcggcCTCCTCCGTCACGGCCTCCGCGCACAGGCCGCAGACCCAGCGCCCCGCGAACCTGCCGCGC includes these proteins:
- the LOC136529530 gene encoding uncharacterized protein; protein product: MAPSREACAVAMAMAAPFLAMASNIGSASANNATGGGNGEIKRRRTSCDALQRTVSVVSYELHHHHHQHGHGVNKQEKKAAAEAEQQQQQHQPPQPLHPVPEVQDAECECCGMSEECTPEYIRGVRGRFAGRWVCGLCAEAVTEEAEKKKGDGGTTLTLEEALKAHMGVCKRFNSFGRTHPVLFQAEAMREILRRRAKLGPRSRSSINPREVREVATKQAGSGGGTGIARSSSCMPFITDDFNDRASSLSNKN